The genome window CTTTGTTTATTTAGGagatttctaattatttgtttcaatctcactactcattattggtctgttcaggatttctagtTTTTCCTGATTAAGGCTTGGagtttgtgtgtttccaaaaaatttatccatttcctctagattttccagtttgtgtgtgtagaggttttcatagtaatgaataatattttgtatttctgtggtatcagttgtaatgtctcctttttcatttctggttgagtTTATCtggatcctttctcttctatttctggttaatcttgCTAGTAGTCTATCGatattaccttttcaaagaaccacctttttgtttcattgatcttttgtattgtttttctttttgtttccatttcatttagtggcactctgatctttgttatttcctttcttctggtaGCTTTGGGTtatggtttgttcttctttttctagttccttgacgtgtgacattaggttgttaatttgtgaactttctttttgatataggcattcaAGTCTATGCACTTCAGaggttaacattttcttttctcaaaccaCAAAATCGTTTATGATCACATGTGAATACTCCCAAGGCTCCCCTCCCCAAGCtgtatggagaaaataaagcaagtggTGATGAGGATTTCAGGGATGGTGGCATAAGGGTAATATTCACAAAAGAATTGTAATACAAGGATATGAGATTCTTCTTAAAATAGCTTTTCAAGTAATTTTACTGGAAAAACATATGACtaatcagttttaaaatattaaatatactttatagtacattatatttttaaatattttaataattactatttcataaaaatgagttGATTTTTCCAGCTCTCTAGTTTATAGACACTATTAACAGACAATCAGATAGTACTGAATAGTATAGGTTTTAGCCTAGGCAACAtctcaagaccctgtctctataaaaaaattttataaattagccgggtgtggtggtgcatgcctgtagtcctagctacatgagagactgaggtgggaggatcacttgggcctagGTAttcgagactgcagtgagctatgattacaccactgcattccagcctgggtgacagtgagatcctgtctgaaaaaaaatgaataaataagttttGTTAAAAAGGAATACCTTTACATTTCATCTGCTTAACACTTTGTCTACATTTGATTAGGTGACTCTCTCATCATTATTGACAAATGCTATCTTTCTTCACAGGAACTATAGAATTGCATTCACTTTTGCTAGTATCTTTGCCTTTCTTATTAAACAATGTTCCTAATGTCAAGAATTTAAAGCCAAATCATGAAATTGCAATCCAAACACTACCTTAGCTTGCCAGATAATAGTCTGTGTCACTCACTAATGTAAAGCTACAATTGCACCTTCCACCAAAGTAGCATCTCTGAATTCAAATTATCTTACATTTAAGAAACATCATTTAACCATTAATAAGAACTTACTCATGATATATGTCATGCCTGATCATCATCTAATGGaagactgagaaccactgctctaaggtATCACAAGAAGCTCCACATTAGGAGCTACTTGTCAGATTTCACTTTTCAATCACTTTATACTTCAATCATATGTGCAAAAACATCGCAATTTTAGCCTGATGGATGATGAAAACAACTGTGGGGATGGGGTGTACTGAGAGAGACAAGTTTGATTATCCAATTCCAAATTAAATTGACTCTGAGGCTACTTTAGATACTTTCCaataacatatttataatctTAGAGTATTATTTTGGAATTCTTGATATTGAAGTTAATATTTACACCCAAAAGAAAATCATCATCCTATTGTACAAATGgaactcaaaaataatttttccccagCACCTTGTAAACAATTAAACGATTATTAAGGGAAACtgaataaaatgattttcagCCAAGAATCCCAAATTTTGCTAGATTATTAGTGCAACAGACATGAGGGTAGAGACACACTGGAGctcaaaaaatgtatttcctatgCACTTTATGCCCCACTACAGCAACAAAGTAGGAAATCAAAGTGACAAAAGCGAATTCTCTGGATAAGAGCAAGAAGAGCCCAGGTGATAGCTGAGAAACATGCTCAGCAGAAAACCTTTCTACATTGGAGAACATCAGAGAGATCCAGAAGTGTCTCCAGTGGAAAAAAATGACCTGATGGTATCTGATGGGTATGACCATATAGAAAGTTACATTGTGAGGTCCTTTACAGTTACTGGAGAACATGGCAAGATTAAAAtgctaaacaaaaagaaaaaaaaggccatTAACTTCaggaataacaaaataataaatttagtcATGGCATGCTACTTGGTTTAGCAGTGAACAATGCTCAACAATGAGTATCAACTCGTCATAATAATGAAAGTACCGAATTTGTGATGTATAAAGATTAAAGCATATATCAAAAAAATCGGGGAGGAGTATGTgagcaaaattttttttctagtaggaAGTTAGTAAGTAACGGGTTAATTTTTAGCAGTATtatcaaataatttgaaatgtaaaGATAAATTCTACAACTACTAGAAGAGTTGAAAGAGTTGTTTTCCTCTGTGCACGTGAAAAGAGGGACTGCCTCTTTTTGTTCCAAGGCTTTTAGAACTATAGTTGATCCTTGAACCACAAGGGTTTGAACTGCACATGGTCTGCCTACacgtgaatttttttttcaaccaaactcAAATCAAAAACACAGTATTCTCAGAAAGCAAAGCCCGTGTATACAGAGGGCTGACATTTTGTATACATGAGTTCCACAGTGCTGTGGGACTTCAGTATGCAGATTTTGGTAACCTCAAGGGAGAGGGGTCCTACTTATACTGAGGAacagctgtattttattttttaaactaaccATGGATCACTTCATGATGGGGATACATcctgagaaatgtatcattaggTAATTTTGTCATTTGGTGATGAGAGTGTACTTtcacaaacctagatagtatatagcctattacacacctaggctatatggcttattgttcctaggctacaaacctgtacagcatgttactgtactgaatactgtaggcaattctAACACAacagtatttgtatatctaaacatatttaaacatagaaaaggtactgTAAAAATCTTGCAttataggctgggcgcagtggcttatgcctgtaatcctagcattctaggaggccgaggtgggaggatagcttgagctcaggagtttgagaccagcctgggcaagagccagaccccatctctactaaaaatagaaaaaatcagcaaggtggtgtgtgcctgtagtcccagctacttgggaggctgaggcaggaggattgcttgagcccaggagtttgaggttgctgtgagccaggctgacaccacaacactcacccaggcaacagagtgagactgtctcacaaaaaaaaaaaattttttttgcattacAATCTTATTGGGACCATCACCATATATGCTGTCCCTCATAGATCACAAAATATTGTTActcagtgcatgactgtatttgcatataatatttGGGGATGGGAGCGGGGGAACACAGGAgacaataatttttcatttaaaaacaaccTCCCCAAACCACTAAATAAGAAAAGTGAACACTATCACACATAAACCCAttcactctttttattttacaaataattttaggCAAGGCTTATGGGTCaatattcatttacaaaaataagtttaatcttttattataaatacttctacagtttcaaaaataaattcatttttcacatttgaatgttttaaaagtagCCAAAGGATTCATTATCATTCTGCATTCTGCTTCTCCGAAAGCACTTTTGAGGTAGATCTGTTccggattctttttctttttcttttcttttcagaagccgttgattttgtgtcctgtgccttcttctttttcttcaaacaGCTAAGAGGATTGGGGCCACtgattttcttgtgttttttccttcttctctgttGAGAGTTTTTCAGTAAACCGTGTTCCTCTTTGAGCTGCTTGATACTTTGTTTTTCATGCACTGAGACAAGCTGACCTGACTCTACTGCTTTAACAAAGGCAATTGTTTTGGGAGAAGGTTTGTCCAAGACTATAGTGTTCTGAATAATAAACATGAGAGGAACTCCAGGCTGCTTCTTTACTTTCACAGACAAATTCTGatcctattaaaaagaaaaatagaattatttagtTCAAATGTCAACTATGGTAAGGTGCCTTAAATAGGCTTTCTGTTGCTGTTTtgcaacagggtcttgctctattgcccaggctggagtagagtgGCAGCTGtactcacagctcactgcagcctccaactctgggctcaagcgattctcctgcctcagcctctagagtaggagactataggcatgcaccaacacatctggctaattttttatatagatgaggtcttgctatgttgcccagactggtctcaaactcctgacctcaagtgatcctcctgcctccacctcccaaagtattgggattacaggcatgagctaccatacCTGGCcttaaataggtttttaaaaacttaaaaagagctatattaaaaataaaagagatgacaggttttatttttccaatcaGTATGTCTCACTAATGGGggtatattttatagtaaataaaggaagaaaaacaaaaactgagcaCAAACCATGTAAGTAGCAGCAGTGTGAACTGGATTTATCAATATTCTAGGGCCACAAATTACAAACTAATGCAAAAGTAAACTGTTAGGTGTTTTACCTTGTTATTCCCCTAAGATATTCTTTGGAAAGGGTCAAAAATGCTCAAAGAAGTTGAAGGAATAGGAATTAAGTGGGAATTAGCTGACTCAGATTCTAGATTCAGCTCTGCCTCTGTGTAATTTCATAATTTGGAAAGTATATTTAAGCAAATCTGTACATATGTAAACTTAATTTGTAACAACTCCGAGAGTCTTTCTTCTCCTGTCTCCCAGTCTTGAAAAAGCCTGAAACATTCCATACTGGAGGTATAGTCTTAAACAATGTGAACCatgactttttgaaaaattgtatGAAATACAGAGATGtgaaaaaacatttacaaatatagAATGTAAGATCTTTGCTTTACTTATCTTCCTTTCAAGAACCCTACAACAAATCATCACATCTCTATGTCaaaaatttctcatttcaaaaaagGAAACTTCAGTAACTAACAAGAAAATCAATATGCTTAAGGTGCTCTCCTCAAATTCCAAATGACAATTGCTTTTATTAACTGAAAGTTAATTTAAAagtctccatttttaaaagtctaaacaTTTTAACATCACTCCCAcctattttttctgattataaacaGCTCCAcatgaaatagaaatagaaacagTTAAAATTGACTTGTTTTCAAAGTAGTATCACCTGTGTTGCCACAAAATAATGATGAGGATTGCCCTCTTCAACCATGGAAAGCAGACATTCTGATCCACTCACTGGATTCTTGAAATGGGGACAATTTCGAACCTGGCATTTTTGTGCAATCAGTTTTGCCCCATATAAGTCTTTTCCCAACGTCTCTAACTCTTTTAACacacatctggaaaaaaaaatgttattagtgGCCCACAATTATAACAGATACATTTCAGTTGTTTAcatgaaggaaatataaaaaaaaatacttttttaaaaaagtaaaactacacCATTACAATCTGAATTTGTCATATGGTAGCTGTTtcacttttaaaagaacaattagaaaatgcaTACACCAAGTAGAGAGAATAAGAGTTAaaatttaatgagcacttactatgttccaggaagCATACAACTTGCTCTTTACATAAATTCTTGCTTAATCTCAAAATAACCCcaagaagttaagtaatttaccttaaaattatccttattttagagCACCCCATTCTGAGAGATTTTAAGTAATGTTCCAAAGTTCAAactaataagtggtagagctgagacATGAATCCAGGCAGCTGGACAACAGATCCCTTGCCCCAACCACAGTATAATAGGGATCTACTTCAAGCACAAATTGGtacactttcaaaatatttccaattcagaaaagtaaaaattctcaCATCATCAGGTGGTTTAAAAACAATCACAACTTCTTTGCACTCTGCATTTTCACATTAATATAAGCCAATGTTTCTCAAAGTCTCATGTATAAACTACCCATATCAGAATGACATATGAtattaaattgtattaatttcTAACTCTTCTTTCATCCAAAAATCTGTACCTCTTGTGGAGGAGccaaatattagtattttaataagCTTCTCAAGCACTTCTTCccttccactaaaaaaaaaaaccaaactatgaGAACCAATGAGTCAAAGATTTCTTCAATCCTAGCCACCCTTTGCCAGAATATTCATTGCCTCATCTCTTCTATCACCTCTTtagttttgagtttttgtttttttaagaaaagagattttgCTTTCTGTAGCCATCAGTTTTGACCTCCATTTTGAGTATTGCTGATTACTTATTGAATATTTCCTATGCATGTCCTGCCATCAGCTTGTCAAATTCACCTTGTCTAAAATCAAACTACTTTTCCTCCAAATTTTTCCTTAAAGACTTGCTGACtctttaaaactattatttttccaGACACCCTAGATAGAAATCAGAAATCATATTTGACCTTTTCTTCCTTACCCCTACCCCATCAGCTGTTAGTCCTATCTATCTCACTAATGTCTCCTTGTAGAACCCTTGGGTTCCTGCTTTCCTCTCCCAGGTTTAGGCTCCCATTATTTCCTGACTGGACAAACACAAAACAGGTTTGTCTGTCTTTGCTCTATGGCTTCTCCAATTTACCCCTCACATTGCTGCAGttatcttttctaaaacaaaacccAGGCCTGATAACATTGCACTAATTTACTTCCTCAATTAACTCCACATTTCTTCAAACCTGAATATGAATAAACATAGTATACACAGTAAAATCCCATTGTGactgtgtgtgcttgtgtataAAGTGGTCAAGAAATACATTCTactgaaaaacaaataacccaatctcttaaaaatgtaaatagtaaaTCATAAAAGAGGGgtaactattataattttttaaaaacttaagaaacATAGAAATCAAATACAATGAATGTATCTtgtttacagatttaaaaaagggttctttatttcttcaggaTACACATCAGAATTGACAGAATAATATGCTCTAAAATAACCCATCAGTAAGGAGGTGGGAGGTTCAACAAGATTGGCCACGTTGATAATTGCAAAAGCTCGTGGTAGTTGTTTCATTATATTATGCTACTTTTGTGTTgtttgaaaaattccagaaattaaaataaaattttagaaaaaaatgctgtaaaatataatttcatgcAGTACTTCTCAACCTTTTTTATATCACAGCActgtattaaaaatgttaatatttctgcTGCTTGCAGCCAGAAGCAACCTATTCAGAGGCACAGCCTATCAAAGGACTTGTCTGACAGCCCTTAAAGGCTAAGTGGGATCAAAAATTTAGGGGTATCTGTAACCCAGTTGAGGCACTGCTTGAGAAACAAATATGGAAAGCTGTTCATGGAGTAGTGTAACGTCAGAAAAGCAGACCATCAACATAGTATACACAGTAAAATCCCATTGTGactgtgtgtgcttgtgtataAACAATTGGAGGGATGATACAGCACATGTTAACAGTGGTTACTGACAAGTAGTAGTattgtgtcattttattttattgcttttttaaagtaaatattctacaatgaaaaaaatctatgaaatttcTTACTAGTTCTTCGTGATCTAACCTCAATTTACCTTCTTCCTAGCttcatttccaaatatattcTGTGTTATAACCTCTTCCCCAGGCATTTCATAACTCCATTCCGTTTTTCAAGAGGTCTCCAGAATAGGGAATGTCACTCTTTTCTGTCATTCAAAATAGTCCTCTTCCTCAGGATGTCTGAGCATGTGAAAGGGCTCAAATGTTATCTCTTCTATGAAACCT of Lemur catta isolate mLemCat1 chromosome 9, mLemCat1.pri, whole genome shotgun sequence contains these proteins:
- the UTP23 gene encoding rRNA-processing protein UTP23 homolog, whose product is MKITRQKHAKKHLGFFRNNFGVREPYQILLDGTFCQAALRGRIQLREQLPRYLMGETQLCTTRCVLKELETLGKDLYGAKLIAQKCQVRNCPHFKNPVSGSECLLSMVEEGNPHHYFVATQDQNLSVKVKKQPGVPLMFIIQNTIVLDKPSPKTIAFVKAVESGQLVSVHEKQSIKQLKEEHGLLKNSQQRRRKKHKKISGPNPLSCLKKKKKAQDTKSTASEKKRKRKRIRNRSTSKVLSEKQNAE